A window of the Eretmochelys imbricata isolate rEreImb1 chromosome 7, rEreImb1.hap1, whole genome shotgun sequence genome harbors these coding sequences:
- the EIF4EBP2 gene encoding eukaryotic translation initiation factor 4E-binding protein 2 isoform X1 produces MSSSGGHQHSQSRAIPTRTVPISDTTQLPHDYCTTPGGTLFSTTPGGTRIIYDRKFLLDRRNSPMAQTPPCHLPNIPGVTSPGTMVEDSKVEINNLNNHDRKTAMGDDAQFEMDI; encoded by the exons ATGTCTTCCTCCGGCGGCCACCAGCACAGCCAGAGCCGGGCCATCCCCACCAGGACGGTGCCCATCAGCGACACCACGCAGCTACCTCATGACTATTGCACCACGCCCGGGGGGACCCTGTTTTCTACCACTCCTGGAG GTACCCGAATCATCTACGACCGTAAGTTTCTGTTGGATCGCCGCAATTCCCCCATGGCTCAGACCCCACCATGCCATCTCCCAAATATTCCAGGAGTTACCAGTCCTGGTACCATGGTTGAGGATTCCAAAGTGGAAATAAACAATCTGAACAATCATGACAGGAAGACTGCAATGG GGGATGATGCTCAGTTTGAGATGGACATCTGA
- the EIF4EBP2 gene encoding eukaryotic translation initiation factor 4E-binding protein 2 isoform X2, translating into MSSSGGHQHSQSRAIPTRTVPISDTTQLPHDYCTTPGGTLFSTTPGGTRIIYDRKFLLDRRNSPMAQTPPCHLPNIPGVTSPGTMVEDSKVEINNLNNHDRKTAMGSVVGFFER; encoded by the exons ATGTCTTCCTCCGGCGGCCACCAGCACAGCCAGAGCCGGGCCATCCCCACCAGGACGGTGCCCATCAGCGACACCACGCAGCTACCTCATGACTATTGCACCACGCCCGGGGGGACCCTGTTTTCTACCACTCCTGGAG GTACCCGAATCATCTACGACCGTAAGTTTCTGTTGGATCGCCGCAATTCCCCCATGGCTCAGACCCCACCATGCCATCTCCCAAATATTCCAGGAGTTACCAGTCCTGGTACCATGGTTGAGGATTCCAAAGTGGAAATAAACAATCTGAACAATCATGACAGGAAGACTGCAATGG